The sequence TTTCTTTTTATGGATCTATATCTCATGGGCGATCTTTATCCATGGGCTCAAATTTTGTGCGCTACTGAACAAAAATGAAGAGATAGAGCATATATGAAGAAGCCCCTCCCCACACTGACCAAAAAAGTTTTTTACTCCATATAGCCCCTATGGATATGCCTATATACCCAACTGTTGCCCATAGAGGGAAAAGTGACTCTGTACTGATGTTTGGCAGTGTGAACAAGGCTAACAGAACTGTATCAAAAAGACTGCCATACCCCAATAGATGTAAGAGCATCACAAAAGGATAGAAAGGGACGAACAGCAGTGAAAGCAGAGGGGATAAAAACTGATATCCACTCGTTACAGGGAAAACAGTATGTACGATCGGGAGCATCAGAATGAAAATACCCAGAGGTATCAACAGTAAAGTGATCACCCATGCATGTAGTCCTTTACTATGCTGTAACAATAAAAAGATATAAAATACCCCTGCCACAGAGAGTCCGAAGCTCAAAGAAACCAACAAAGAAGGAAAGAGTGCCACAAGCAGCAGAATGATCGTAGTCAAGAAGGTAAAACTCAGCAGTTCCATCCCCAACAGAAGAACCATCCATCCGACCAGTACCATCGCGTAAGAACGCAGTAGCGAAGGCGGGAAATCGACAAACCATAAATACACACCCAGAAGTATCATCGCCACGGCTCCCACATCAGTGAGTGCATGACGGTAAGGAAAGAAGTGTTGCTGCAGGGGTCTATAGAGTAACAAAAGCAACCCATAGACCAATCCCCACAGTATCCCCAGATGAAATCCGCTCAAGGCAACCAGATGACTGACACCGAGCATACTGATCTTTTCTCTTAACGCTTTCTCCAAAAAGGTAGCAAAAAATATCGCATTGTAAAATGATCCTAGAGAAGTATTTTCATGTTGTGAAGCCACTTTTTCCAATAGGATCTCTTTAAAGCTTGAAGGAAGAAGTTCCCGGGCTTTTATGCGACTGTTCACATAAAAGGTACCCAGATAGTCACTAAAAGATATCCTCTCATTGGGGAATAGCTGCAGACGCAGACGTTTATGATCGAATTTCTCTTGAGTGTAGTTTGTTATATAAAAGGTCAAACCCTCTTCACTTCGAAGCTTAAGCACTTGGTAGTGTTGATCACCTTTGGACTTTTGATACACATTCAATACATTTGCATGCGTATAATAAAAAGGTTTTGATATGAAATCTTGATAGGAGTGATATTCAAAAAAGAGCCGGATTACTATCACACATAGAAAAAAGAGGGCCGCCCAGATGAATGTTCTCTTTTCTGGGAATAGTTTTGGTTTTTCTAATTGCACCAAGGCTCCTCCAAAGTGAACTCTCTTGAGAGTAAATAGATTCTAGTGCACCCTATATAGCAGGTAACTCTATATTTCCTGTATTCAAAGGAATATCAGCATCTTCATACTCTATTTCAAAAGCCGGTCCTGTTGGAGCATCCACAAAACGTGTAAAGTTCTTTTGGAAAATAAGGTTGACGGTACCTGTAGGCCCGTTTCTCTGTTTCCCTATGATGATCTCGGCATCCTCTTCAGGTTTTTTTCTAAACTCGGAGGTATACTCTTTCCCTTCCGCTTTGGCTTTCATCTCTTTTTCTTTCTCTTGCGCCTCACGATAGACATCATCACGGTATACAAAAAGGATAATATCGGCATCCTGTTCTATAGCTCCGGACTCACGCAGGTCAGAAAGCATAGGACGCTTGTTATCTCTACTCTCCACACCACGGTTAAGCTGAGAGAGTGCTAAAATAGGTATCTGAAGTTCTCTGGCCAACTGCTTAAGCCCTCTTGAGATCTCAGAGACTTCCTGTTGTCTTCCTTCACGACCTTCACCACTCATCAGCTGCAGGTAATCTATAATCGCTACTGATATCTCGGGATGTTGTGCTTTGAGTTTGCGAAGTTTACTGCGCACATGGTGTATGGTCGCATATCCACCGTCATCCACAAAGAGTTTTTTCGAGGCGATATCCTGTGTCGCGGCTGCAAGATCACTCCACTGTTCATCTTTAAGGTCTCCTACTCGCAGCGCTTGAAGCGGTATGGAGGTTTTGGCAGAAAGCATTCTGAGCATAAGCTGCTCTGCCGGCATTTCCAGTGAGAAAAAAGCCACCCCTTCGTTACGCTCTATCGCTTTGAGTGCCATGTTAAGTACAAAGGCTGTTTTCCCCATCGCAGGACGTGCAGCGATGATCACCAGGTCTCCTTTACCAAAGCCAGATGTCCTCTCATTGAGGTTTCTAAATCCTGTATCTGTACCGATGAGTTTGGAGTTCCCTAATGCTTTTAAACGCTCTATCTCCCCCATCATAGAGAGTGTGATCTCTTTGGATTCTCTAAAATCATCAGAAGTTGAATTCTGTGTGATCTCATAAAGCTTTTTCTCTACCAGGTTCATCACATCTTCAGCCGGCAGGTCATCTTCTATCGTGACCTTCTTGATCTCTGTGGCAAGTGTGGCCAAAGCCCTTTTGCTTGATTTTGCCTTGATCTCTTGAAGATAGGCCGCTGTATTGGTAATAGGGTTTGCGGAAAGCAGATCCAGCATTGCCACTTCATCGAACTTGCCCATGGCATTGAGTTTTGCACGCAAAAACTCATCATCCAATGGTTTCTCTTCTACACTGAGCTCTTCCATCGCAGCAAAGACATGCTGGTGAAAAGGCAGATAGAAATCGTGTGGTTTCAGCTTCGCTGCGATCTCTTCATAGGTTTCAGGATCAAAAATAATTGCAGAGAGTACTGCTCTTTCGATGTTCAGGTTGTACATGTTTTCCATTATTTGTTATCCTCTGCGAATTTCTCTACCTCTTGTACAAAGCGCTCAACCAACTCTTCCTCAGGGAGTCTTGCCACCACTTCCCCTTTGAGCATCACCAGGCCTGAACCTTTTCCATACGCTATGGCAACATCTGCATGTTTGGCTTCACCGATGGCATTGACCACACAGCCCATCACGG is a genomic window of Sulfurovum sp. XGS-02 containing:
- a CDS encoding ComEC/Rec2 family competence protein; translated protein: MQLEKPKLFPEKRTFIWAALFFLCVIVIRLFFEYHSYQDFISKPFYYTHANVLNVYQKSKGDQHYQVLKLRSEEGLTFYITNYTQEKFDHKRLRLQLFPNERISFSDYLGTFYVNSRIKARELLPSSFKEILLEKVASQHENTSLGSFYNAIFFATFLEKALREKISMLGVSHLVALSGFHLGILWGLVYGLLLLLYRPLQQHFFPYRHALTDVGAVAMILLGVYLWFVDFPPSLLRSYAMVLVGWMVLLLGMELLSFTFLTTIILLLVALFPSLLVSLSFGLSVAGVFYIFLLLQHSKGLHAWVITLLLIPLGIFILMLPIVHTVFPVTSGYQFLSPLLSLLFVPFYPFVMLLHLLGYGSLFDTVLLALFTLPNISTESLFPLWATVGYIGISIGAIWSKKLFWSVWGGASSYMLYLFIFVQ
- a CDS encoding replicative DNA helicase, coding for MENMYNLNIERAVLSAIIFDPETYEEIAAKLKPHDFYLPFHQHVFAAMEELSVEEKPLDDEFLRAKLNAMGKFDEVAMLDLLSANPITNTAAYLQEIKAKSSKRALATLATEIKKVTIEDDLPAEDVMNLVEKKLYEITQNSTSDDFRESKEITLSMMGEIERLKALGNSKLIGTDTGFRNLNERTSGFGKGDLVIIAARPAMGKTAFVLNMALKAIERNEGVAFFSLEMPAEQLMLRMLSAKTSIPLQALRVGDLKDEQWSDLAAATQDIASKKLFVDDGGYATIHHVRSKLRKLKAQHPEISVAIIDYLQLMSGEGREGRQQEVSEISRGLKQLARELQIPILALSQLNRGVESRDNKRPMLSDLRESGAIEQDADIILFVYRDDVYREAQEKEKEMKAKAEGKEYTSEFRKKPEEDAEIIIGKQRNGPTGTVNLIFQKNFTRFVDAPTGPAFEIEYEDADIPLNTGNIELPAI